A window from Nitrosopumilus adriaticus encodes these proteins:
- a CDS encoding aminotransferase class I/II-fold pyridoxal phosphate-dependent enzyme, producing the protein MSDINDLRNKMDQVTLEMIKLLKIRTDIAKEIGEVKKNIGKGVTDEVREDNLRRKVISLCDEIGLEESIATKFFNFLLNESVKVQSVNKQTHLSIFLKAKSMEQQGKKIIHMEVGEPDFLPPLIVKKALEEVFDKGFLKYGQARGMPTFREALAKYASKKFNAKVTEDNIIVSPGARFSIFTAITTLLNPGDEMIVIEPAWPAYKDCALNAGIKVRTISTTLEEKWDPSLEQIKNTINSNTKMIVLNYPNNPTGKILSEKLQDTIVELAKQNDLYVLSDEIYSQYAKSNWKSILSYDYKKSIVTQSFSKSHAMTGFRIGYAIADTEIIEKMAKLEALCLTNVSEPIQYIAMKALEADTSNNSNTVQNRLDLLIEKASEIGLDFVVPDGAMYIFARNNQEGFDGIQFANSSLEKGLAVAPGEGFGNYRNFIRISACQDEKTLIEGMNILSNIMSEKQ; encoded by the coding sequence ATGTCAGATATCAATGATCTTCGAAATAAAATGGATCAAGTAACACTTGAAATGATAAAATTATTAAAAATTAGAACAGACATTGCAAAAGAAATTGGTGAGGTTAAAAAAAATATTGGAAAAGGTGTCACAGATGAGGTCAGAGAAGATAATTTACGTCGAAAAGTAATTTCACTATGTGATGAAATTGGACTGGAAGAATCTATTGCAACAAAATTTTTCAATTTTCTATTAAATGAATCAGTAAAAGTTCAATCAGTCAACAAACAAACACATCTCTCAATATTCCTAAAAGCAAAATCAATGGAGCAGCAAGGAAAAAAAATTATCCATATGGAAGTAGGAGAGCCTGACTTTCTACCACCACTAATTGTTAAAAAAGCATTAGAAGAAGTATTTGATAAAGGGTTTTTGAAATATGGTCAAGCTAGAGGCATGCCAACTTTCAGAGAGGCACTTGCAAAATATGCTTCTAAAAAATTCAATGCTAAAGTAACTGAAGATAACATTATTGTCAGCCCGGGTGCTAGATTTTCAATATTTACTGCAATTACTACACTTCTCAATCCAGGTGATGAAATGATAGTAATAGAACCTGCATGGCCAGCATACAAAGATTGTGCACTTAATGCAGGAATAAAAGTAAGAACTATCAGTACAACTTTGGAAGAAAAATGGGATCCATCATTAGAGCAGATCAAAAATACAATAAATTCAAACACAAAGATGATTGTGCTAAATTATCCAAACAATCCAACAGGCAAAATACTTTCTGAAAAACTTCAAGATACGATTGTGGAGTTGGCCAAACAAAATGATCTGTATGTACTAAGTGATGAAATCTATTCTCAATATGCAAAATCTAACTGGAAAAGTATTCTATCATATGATTATAAGAAAAGCATAGTTACTCAATCATTTTCAAAATCTCATGCCATGACAGGATTTAGAATTGGTTATGCAATTGCAGATACAGAAATTATTGAAAAAATGGCAAAATTAGAGGCATTATGCCTAACAAATGTCTCAGAACCAATCCAATATATCGCCATGAAGGCTCTAGAAGCGGACACATCCAACAATTCTAATACGGTTCAAAATAGACTAGATTTGTTGATTGAAAAGGCATCTGAGATAGGGTTAGATTTTGTAGTTCCAGATGGCGCAATGTACATTTTTGCTAGAAATAATCAGGAAGGATTTGACGGAATTCAATTTGCCAATTCCAGTCTTGAAAAAGGACTTGCCGTAGCACCAGGAGAAGGGTTTGGGAATTACAGGAATTTCATCAGAATTTCTGCATGTCAAGACGAGAAAACACTAATTGAGGGAATGAATATACTGAGTAACATCATGAGTGAAAAACAATGA
- a CDS encoding prephenate dehydrogenase/arogenate dehydrogenase family protein translates to MKKITVVGAGGQMGQWFAKYFAAKDFEVTGYDSENKIAGKNIISSDSLVGSILKSDYVVLCTPTRRTPEIIRLIAKEMKRGTYLIEISSEKSKVVSSLSKMPDKINPICIHPMFGPGTKTIKGQNIISVPIKDAKKELTVAKTLFEGANFVTIDAAEHDKKIAVILGLTHLMNLVFANIISKDEKMNLTEKMSGTTFRVQKTLAESIMTESPELIETIIANPEIRRVAEELWKDIGRLLTAVQESKTEEVITYIKECQERLAKHTDVAESYKRMTKMVKAVEK, encoded by the coding sequence ATGAAAAAGATTACAGTTGTTGGTGCAGGAGGTCAAATGGGACAATGGTTTGCCAAATATTTTGCAGCGAAGGATTTTGAAGTAACAGGATATGATTCAGAAAATAAAATTGCAGGGAAAAATATTATTTCATCAGATTCTTTAGTAGGATCAATCCTAAAATCAGATTATGTAGTGTTATGTACTCCAACAAGAAGAACTCCAGAAATTATTAGACTGATAGCAAAAGAGATGAAGAGAGGCACATATCTTATTGAAATATCATCAGAAAAATCCAAAGTGGTTTCATCATTGTCAAAAATGCCAGATAAGATTAATCCAATATGTATTCACCCAATGTTTGGTCCTGGAACAAAAACGATCAAAGGTCAAAACATTATTTCAGTCCCCATTAAAGATGCTAAAAAAGAACTAACAGTAGCAAAAACATTGTTTGAAGGTGCAAACTTTGTAACAATTGATGCAGCAGAGCATGATAAAAAAATTGCAGTTATTTTGGGATTGACTCATTTGATGAATTTAGTTTTTGCAAATATAATTTCAAAAGACGAAAAAATGAATCTTACAGAAAAAATGTCAGGCACCACATTTAGAGTTCAAAAGACATTAGCAGAAAGTATCATGACAGAATCTCCAGAACTTATTGAAACAATTATCGCTAATCCAGAAATTAGGAGAGTTGCAGAAGAGCTTTGGAAAGATATTGGAAGATTACTTACTGCAGTACAAGAATCAAAGACTGAAGAAGTGATTACATATATCAAAGAATGTCAAGAGAGGTTAGCCAAGCATACTGATGTTGCTGAATCATACAAAAGAATGACAAAAATGGTAAAAGCAGTTGAAAAATAG
- a CDS encoding NUDIX domain-containing protein: protein MRSTKIVTSFIRSNDKLLILKRSDKVKSMKGLWAGVSGIIENNEEPLKRAKIEIFEEVGITEDEIRLVKSAAGMRVNSPQYQNHEWEIYPFLFEAENPTVKLNWENSQYEWINIEELEKYETVPSLQKVLFNLL, encoded by the coding sequence ATGCGTTCAACAAAAATTGTTACGTCGTTCATTAGAAGTAATGACAAATTATTGATTTTGAAAAGAAGCGACAAAGTAAAATCAATGAAAGGTCTCTGGGCGGGGGTAAGCGGAATCATCGAAAATAATGAAGAGCCATTGAAAAGAGCAAAGATAGAAATTTTTGAAGAAGTCGGAATCACAGAAGATGAAATCAGACTTGTAAAATCAGCAGCAGGAATGAGAGTTAATTCCCCACAATATCAAAATCACGAATGGGAGATATACCCATTTTTGTTTGAGGCAGAAAATCCAACAGTCAAACTAAACTGGGAAAATTCACAATATGAGTGGATAAACATAGAAGAGTTAGAAAAATATGAAACAGTTCCTAGTCTTCAAAAAGTCTTATTCAATTTGTTGTAA
- the thiC gene encoding phosphomethylpyrimidine synthase ThiC produces MATQMTSARRGVATDEMKQVAKDEDVSLDWLIPKIARGSIIIPSNNSRPQKIHNVGIGKGLKTKVNVNIGTSTLNVNLDEEIEKAKVAVKYHADTMMDLSDGGDVKMIRQTLMDTAPITFGTVPIYEAYNYGVEVHKNPLNLTEDDYLNAFENNAKDGVDYTTIHCGITKDIAKRILKVQRYGGVVSKGGTITAAWMLKHDKENPYLTHYDYLIEIAKKYDVTFSLGDALRPGSILDSHDELQVQEMINISQLTKRAHEQDIQVMVEGPGHVPLNEVAANVRLAKSLIGDVPYYVLGPLVTDVASGHDHIASAIGAAVSASEGVDLLCYLTPSEHLALPNADEVKAGLIAYRIAAHAGDLVKIRDKVIKWDMEMTEARRTLDWEKQLALSIDPEEAAKIHSRTGQHPGNNVPCTMCGGACVYMMLPQQKKYEKENDNLQQIE; encoded by the coding sequence ATGGCAACACAGATGACTTCAGCTAGACGAGGTGTAGCAACTGATGAAATGAAACAAGTTGCAAAAGACGAAGATGTTTCATTGGATTGGCTTATCCCAAAAATTGCTCGTGGCTCAATTATAATTCCAAGTAATAATTCACGACCGCAAAAAATTCACAATGTTGGAATTGGCAAGGGTCTCAAAACTAAAGTAAACGTAAACATTGGTACTTCAACTCTGAATGTAAATCTAGATGAAGAAATTGAAAAAGCAAAAGTTGCAGTAAAGTATCATGCAGACACCATGATGGATCTTAGTGATGGTGGAGATGTTAAAATGATAAGACAAACGCTAATGGATACTGCACCAATTACTTTTGGTACTGTTCCAATTTATGAGGCTTATAATTATGGTGTTGAAGTTCACAAAAACCCTTTGAATTTAACTGAAGATGATTATCTTAACGCATTTGAAAATAATGCAAAAGATGGTGTTGATTACACGACAATTCACTGTGGGATTACAAAAGATATTGCAAAAAGAATACTAAAGGTTCAGAGATATGGTGGTGTTGTAAGTAAGGGTGGGACCATTACTGCTGCGTGGATGCTAAAACATGATAAAGAAAATCCATACTTGACTCACTATGACTATTTGATTGAGATTGCAAAAAAATATGATGTGACATTTAGCCTCGGAGATGCTCTTAGACCAGGCTCGATCCTAGACTCTCATGATGAGTTGCAAGTTCAAGAGATGATAAATATTTCACAATTAACTAAACGTGCTCATGAACAAGACATACAGGTAATGGTCGAAGGTCCTGGACATGTTCCATTAAACGAAGTTGCAGCAAATGTGCGATTAGCAAAATCCTTAATCGGCGATGTTCCATATTATGTTCTAGGTCCGTTAGTTACAGATGTTGCATCCGGACATGATCATATTGCAAGTGCAATAGGAGCTGCAGTTTCAGCAAGTGAAGGTGTGGATCTTTTATGTTATCTTACTCCTTCTGAGCATCTGGCATTGCCTAATGCAGATGAAGTAAAAGCTGGATTAATTGCATATAGAATTGCAGCTCATGCAGGTGATCTTGTTAAAATTCGTGATAAAGTTATCAAATGGGATATGGAAATGACTGAAGCAAGACGTACTTTGGATTGGGAAAAGCAACTTGCACTATCTATAGATCCAGAAGAAGCCGCAAAAATCCACAGTAGAACGGGACAACACCCTGGAAACAATGTCCCATGTACTATGTGTGGTGGCGCTTGTGTTTACATGATGTTACCGCAACAAAAAAAATATGAAAAAGAAAATGATAACTTACAACAAATTGAATAA
- the thiD gene encoding bifunctional hydroxymethylpyrimidine kinase/phosphomethylpyrimidine kinase — MNLLSIGGSDPSSGAGIQSDIKTFSSFNVHCLTVVTAITSQNTSNFGIVEPVSQKILKDQILSVMSDFKIDGIKIGMVYNSDIIKILHTKLRKLKIPIVVDPVIKSTTGGMLIEKTAIVDFQKYIIPLATVITPNKYEAEILSKSKITSKKSTSMVAKKIQRMGAKNVVITGAQTGSKKISDFILEKHKEYYISGEKINSINHGSGCNYSAAIVFALAKNKTIEESLRFAQQFTHNSIKNAKKVGKGIVITEIQDPIHKELSEAIEKFIQIKNIYKNIPECQINYVYSKQKPKSIKDILGISGRIVKSGNGATVAGELDYGGSKHVATALLIMNKKYPKICSAINIKYQDTTISKIKKSKLIVSSYDRKEEPKNVKIKGSTIEWGIKKAVKNTTKIPDVIYHKGDFGKEPMIIIFGETPDNVLKKIMKII, encoded by the coding sequence ATGAATTTACTTTCAATTGGAGGCTCAGATCCTTCATCAGGTGCTGGAATTCAAAGCGACATCAAAACTTTTTCATCATTTAATGTTCATTGTCTTACTGTAGTAACTGCAATTACCAGTCAAAACACATCAAATTTTGGTATTGTAGAGCCAGTATCACAAAAAATTTTAAAAGATCAAATTCTATCTGTAATGTCGGATTTTAAAATTGATGGAATAAAAATCGGAATGGTATACAATTCTGATATCATTAAAATTCTGCATACCAAATTAAGAAAATTAAAAATTCCAATTGTAGTAGATCCAGTAATTAAATCAACTACTGGCGGAATGCTAATAGAAAAAACAGCGATTGTAGATTTTCAAAAATACATCATTCCTCTTGCCACAGTTATTACGCCAAACAAGTACGAAGCAGAAATACTATCAAAATCCAAAATAACATCAAAAAAATCTACTAGCATGGTTGCAAAAAAAATTCAAAGGATGGGAGCTAAAAATGTTGTAATAACAGGAGCACAAACGGGAAGTAAAAAAATTTCAGATTTCATTCTAGAGAAACATAAAGAATACTATATTTCTGGAGAGAAAATCAACAGCATCAATCATGGTAGTGGTTGCAATTATTCAGCAGCTATAGTTTTTGCTCTAGCGAAAAACAAAACAATAGAAGAATCATTAAGATTTGCCCAGCAATTTACTCACAATTCAATTAAAAACGCAAAGAAAGTGGGAAAAGGAATAGTAATTACTGAAATTCAAGATCCTATTCACAAAGAGTTGTCAGAGGCCATAGAGAAATTTATTCAAATCAAAAATATTTACAAAAATATTCCTGAATGTCAAATAAACTATGTTTATTCCAAACAAAAACCAAAATCAATAAAAGATATTCTAGGAATTTCTGGAAGAATAGTAAAATCAGGAAATGGTGCTACAGTAGCAGGAGAGTTAGATTATGGGGGTTCAAAGCATGTTGCAACAGCATTATTAATCATGAATAAAAAATATCCAAAAATCTGTTCTGCAATAAATATAAAATATCAAGATACTACAATTTCAAAAATTAAAAAATCAAAATTAATTGTTTCAAGTTATGATAGAAAAGAAGAGCCAAAAAATGTGAAAATTAAAGGATCCACCATTGAGTGGGGTATCAAAAAAGCTGTGAAAAATACAACAAAAATACCAGATGTGATTTATCATAAAGGAGATTTTGGAAAAGAGCCAATGATCATAATATTTGGGGAAACGCCAGACAATGTTTTAAAAAAAATTATGAAGATTATTTGA
- a CDS encoding nucleotidyltransferase family protein, whose translation MKAVILAGGLGTRLQPYTTFLPKPMLPLGEKPILEHLIEWTRKNGVKSIVLCVSYLRKTIEDYFEDGKRLGVNIEYAVSDKPLATAGQLKTAEKFIDDTFVCIYGDSIFNFSLRNMIKQHKQKKAFVTMSLNEYKTNLPYGVIDTLKNGRVSSWNEKPEIKANVNMGCYVMEPEILKFIPKNKPFGMDDVIKKAMSRKKVVSSFLTKNGFTDIGNKASYKKAYQEYIQKLGKI comes from the coding sequence GTGAAAGCAGTAATTCTTGCCGGAGGTTTAGGCACAAGGCTACAGCCATACACCACATTTCTTCCAAAACCAATGTTACCATTAGGAGAAAAACCAATTTTAGAGCATCTAATTGAATGGACAAGAAAAAATGGCGTTAAATCAATTGTACTATGTGTTAGTTATCTAAGGAAAACAATCGAAGATTATTTTGAAGACGGTAAAAGACTAGGAGTGAATATAGAATATGCAGTTTCAGATAAACCACTTGCAACTGCAGGTCAACTAAAAACAGCTGAGAAATTCATCGATGACACTTTTGTTTGCATTTACGGCGACTCAATTTTTAATTTTAGTCTCAGAAATATGATAAAGCAGCATAAACAAAAAAAAGCATTTGTCACTATGAGTCTAAACGAATACAAAACTAATTTGCCTTATGGAGTAATAGATACGCTGAAGAATGGGAGAGTATCAAGCTGGAATGAAAAACCAGAGATAAAGGCAAATGTAAACATGGGGTGTTATGTAATGGAGCCTGAAATTTTAAAATTCATACCAAAAAACAAACCATTTGGAATGGACGATGTTATTAAAAAAGCCATGAGTAGAAAAAAAGTAGTTAGCAGTTTTCTTACAAAGAATGGGTTTACAGATATTGGAAATAAAGCATCCTACAAAAAAGCATATCAGGAATATATTCAAAAGTTAGGTAAGATCTGA
- a CDS encoding GNAT family N-acetyltransferase, producing the protein MSDPIIRELRKEDLWNGFLISLDSLKNASNIEKSKAEEIFEKINSNPDHIIAVAEIDGKIVGSTTLLIESKFIHNGGLVGHIEDVVVNKEFQGQRIGEKIMNYLIEISKKRGCYKTILDCTDDVKPFYEKLGFKQVANELRLDHI; encoded by the coding sequence ATGAGCGATCCAATTATCAGAGAATTAAGAAAAGAAGACCTCTGGAATGGATTTCTAATTTCACTAGATTCATTAAAAAATGCAAGCAATATCGAAAAATCTAAAGCTGAAGAGATTTTTGAAAAAATTAATTCAAATCCCGATCATATAATAGCAGTTGCAGAAATAGATGGGAAAATTGTAGGTTCTACAACACTTCTCATAGAATCAAAGTTTATCCATAATGGGGGATTAGTTGGACACATTGAAGATGTGGTTGTGAATAAAGAATTTCAAGGACAAAGAATAGGAGAGAAAATTATGAATTATTTAATCGAAATATCAAAAAAACGAGGCTGTTACAAGACAATTCTAGATTGCACAGATGATGTTAAACCATTTTATGAAAAGCTAGGCTTCAAGCAAGTAGCTAATGAATTAAGGTTGGATCATATCTAG
- a CDS encoding galactose-1-phosphate uridylyltransferase: MGDMRKDYVSERFMIVTKKEDKIIDPKKSPFAPGNESMTNPSVLSLVAKDGMLQRLQDNEDEYVEGWAIRVFESKNPIVSIDTENSYSDRPFYSEPAYGYHYIVVASPKEKDTFATIDPEQWSNVLVVVQDRLRWLYTQKGVTYVSIFGDHGDLAGSTNPHPHLNLLTFSTIPPVIESEAEASHKILNEKGVCPMCQTVNEEIAGPRQVLQTEGFIAFCPWSPSYPYEFWISPKKHTTSFSKITQKEINDLSLILRATLGGLSKTVKNVSYNLVFHLSPEKKNSRQIHWHIEVYPITKSWSGLERGYGIFLNDVSPEQAAEKLGASCRKELANLVGIV; the protein is encoded by the coding sequence ATGGGGGATATGCGCAAAGATTATGTTTCTGAGCGTTTCATGATTGTAACCAAAAAAGAAGATAAAATTATTGATCCAAAAAAATCCCCCTTTGCTCCTGGAAATGAATCCATGACAAACCCTTCTGTACTATCACTTGTTGCAAAAGATGGAATGCTACAACGTCTTCAAGATAATGAGGATGAATATGTTGAAGGTTGGGCAATTAGAGTATTTGAAAGTAAAAATCCTATTGTTTCAATTGATACAGAAAATTCTTACAGTGATAGGCCATTTTATAGTGAACCAGCATATGGATATCATTACATTGTTGTTGCATCTCCAAAAGAAAAAGACACATTTGCAACAATTGATCCTGAACAATGGTCAAACGTTCTAGTTGTTGTTCAAGATAGATTAAGATGGTTATATACTCAAAAAGGTGTTACATACGTTTCAATTTTTGGTGATCATGGTGATTTGGCAGGAAGTACTAATCCTCACCCTCACCTAAACCTCCTTACCTTCTCTACTATTCCTCCAGTAATTGAGAGTGAAGCCGAGGCATCACACAAAATTCTAAATGAAAAAGGAGTGTGCCCAATGTGTCAGACCGTAAATGAAGAAATTGCTGGTCCAAGACAAGTTCTTCAAACTGAAGGCTTTATCGCATTTTGTCCTTGGTCTCCATCATATCCATATGAGTTTTGGATTTCCCCAAAAAAACATACTACTAGCTTTTCAAAAATTACACAAAAAGAAATTAATGATTTGTCTTTAATTTTAAGAGCAACTTTGGGTGGTTTGTCAAAAACTGTCAAAAATGTATCGTATAACCTTGTTTTTCATTTGTCCCCTGAAAAGAAAAACAGTCGACAAATTCATTGGCACATTGAGGTTTATCCTATCACAAAATCTTGGTCTGGATTAGAACGTGGATATGGTATTTTCTTAAATGATGTTTCTCCAGAACAAGCTGCAGAAAAACTCGGGGCATCTTGTAGAAAAGAATTAGCCAACTTGGTTGGTATTGTTTGA
- a CDS encoding alkaline phosphatase family protein — MDNSDIHMIYVLLDGVGDLPHPDLQGKTPLEAANTPTLDKIASNGCIGEVISVGKGIAPESDIAVFNMLGYRFNHAEYVGRGVIEAIGIGIDFKDGDLALRGNYSTLNDDEVIIDRRAGRNIEKEDADGVAKEIEEKISLSSPDTSVVVAPTIGHRVTVRIRANNRKLSSKITNTDPAYSNIGGMGVAKAVGDFLKIEKCLPLVDDESSKFTANIVNEFSEQSIKIMKESEINKKRKEQAKKQLSCILLRDAGNKYPDVIPINEKYSMQFSCIVDMPVEIGISNVLKMKAYEAGGLTDYEEKARVAAKAMETQNSIYVHLKGPDEFGHDGDAVGKMKNIEEIDQRFFKTLVENIDSSKVAIVISADHSTPCINKGHSDDPVPVLVSADFIKNDGTTRMTEEQAKKGSIGLLQGAEVVPKALELIKSQT; from the coding sequence ATGGATAATTCAGATATTCATATGATTTACGTTCTATTAGATGGAGTCGGAGATCTTCCACATCCAGACTTACAAGGAAAAACACCATTAGAGGCAGCAAATACTCCGACTTTGGACAAAATTGCAAGCAATGGATGTATTGGAGAGGTGATTTCTGTTGGCAAAGGAATTGCTCCTGAATCAGATATTGCTGTTTTCAATATGCTAGGATACAGATTCAATCATGCAGAATATGTAGGAAGAGGAGTCATCGAAGCAATAGGAATTGGTATTGACTTTAAGGACGGGGATTTAGCATTAAGAGGAAATTATTCCACATTAAATGATGACGAAGTAATTATCGATAGAAGAGCAGGAAGGAATATTGAAAAAGAGGATGCAGATGGAGTTGCAAAAGAGATTGAAGAAAAAATTAGCCTCTCAAGTCCAGATACATCTGTCGTAGTAGCACCAACAATAGGTCACAGAGTCACAGTCAGAATAAGGGCAAACAATAGAAAACTTTCTTCGAAAATCACCAACACAGATCCTGCATATAGCAACATAGGAGGTATGGGAGTAGCAAAAGCAGTGGGAGATTTCCTAAAAATTGAGAAATGCTTACCATTAGTAGATGATGAAAGTTCAAAATTTACTGCAAATATAGTCAATGAGTTTTCAGAGCAATCAATCAAAATTATGAAAGAAAGTGAAATTAATAAAAAAAGAAAAGAGCAAGCAAAGAAACAGCTTAGTTGTATTTTACTAAGAGATGCAGGAAACAAATACCCAGATGTGATTCCAATTAATGAAAAATATTCTATGCAGTTTTCATGTATTGTAGATATGCCAGTAGAGATTGGAATATCAAATGTTCTAAAAATGAAAGCATATGAAGCTGGAGGATTAACGGATTATGAAGAAAAAGCCAGAGTTGCAGCAAAAGCAATGGAAACTCAAAATTCAATCTATGTCCATCTCAAAGGACCAGATGAATTCGGTCACGATGGAGATGCAGTTGGAAAAATGAAAAATATTGAAGAGATTGATCAAAGATTTTTCAAAACACTTGTTGAAAACATTGATTCGAGTAAAGTTGCAATAGTAATATCTGCTGATCATTCTACACCATGCATTAACAAAGGTCATAGCGATGATCCTGTACCAGTTTTAGTTTCAGCAGATTTTATTAAAAATGACGGAACTACTAGAATGACTGAAGAGCAAGCAAAGAAAGGAAGTATTGGTCTTCTTCAAGGTGCAGAAGTTGTCCCAAAAGCACTAGAACTAATTAAATCTCAAACATAG
- a CDS encoding DUF309 domain-containing protein, protein MERYLLHFKNEKYLPQNCRELAHKARDLAADMKNVSVRLARVATKFIEFDVAAEKEDLDSLVDKLSPIGDLDNVRHVFEEHIDKEKGIKDGIFFFNNERFWECHEAFEGVWNQCYGREKELVQGIILVAVAFAHQQENEENIGIGMLSRALEKLGSSPSMYHSIDVDRIRKKCVEMQQAKKLTMFEI, encoded by the coding sequence GTGGAACGTTATCTTCTTCATTTTAAAAATGAGAAATATTTGCCTCAGAATTGCAGGGAGCTTGCTCACAAGGCAAGAGATCTTGCAGCCGATATGAAAAATGTCTCAGTAAGACTAGCTAGAGTTGCTACAAAATTTATAGAATTTGATGTGGCTGCTGAAAAAGAAGATCTAGATTCACTTGTTGATAAATTGTCCCCTATAGGGGATCTTGATAATGTCAGACATGTTTTTGAGGAACACATTGACAAAGAGAAGGGCATAAAGGATGGGATCTTTTTTTTTAATAATGAGAGATTTTGGGAGTGTCATGAAGCATTTGAGGGTGTTTGGAATCAATGCTATGGGAGAGAAAAGGAGCTAGTCCAAGGAATTATTCTAGTAGCAGTAGCATTTGCACATCAGCAAGAAAATGAAGAAAATATTGGCATCGGAATGTTAAGTAGGGCATTGGAAAAATTAGGTTCTTCACCTTCAATGTATCATTCTATTGATGTGGATAGAATAAGAAAGAAATGCGTTGAAATGCAGCAAGCAAAAAAATTAACTATGTTTGAGATTTAA
- a CDS encoding 30S ribosomal protein S27ae — protein sequence MPVEQKGKKGSSPNVYKYFKVDGDKVTRIKKICSRCGKGVFMSEHKDRHTCGKCGLTEFNQ from the coding sequence ATGCCTGTAGAACAAAAAGGCAAGAAAGGTTCTAGCCCAAATGTTTACAAATATTTTAAAGTAGACGGGGACAAAGTTACTAGAATTAAAAAAATTTGTTCGAGATGTGGAAAAGGTGTTTTTATGTCAGAACATAAAGATAGACATACTTGTGGAAAGTGTGGACTAACCGAATTCAATCAATAA
- a CDS encoding winged helix-turn-helix domain-containing protein yields MESLVNKKKQEKTHRKARRSKLEIYYNILTELKKESNLEQIKPTRIQQKCNMSYDKFSKNLLELQKRKLVADDQSLKITDKGIQLINDYSKINDFLEKMKLDYIEEESK; encoded by the coding sequence ATGGAGAGTTTAGTTAATAAGAAAAAGCAAGAAAAGACACATAGAAAAGCGAGACGAAGTAAGTTGGAGATCTATTACAACATATTAACAGAGTTAAAAAAAGAATCAAACCTAGAACAAATTAAACCCACAAGAATTCAACAAAAATGCAACATGTCCTATGATAAATTTTCTAAAAACCTTTTAGAATTACAAAAACGAAAACTTGTTGCAGATGACCAATCACTCAAAATTACGGATAAAGGAATTCAATTAATAAATGACTATAGTAAAATCAACGATTTTTTGGAAAAAATGAAACTAGATTACATCGAGGAGGAATCAAAATGA